Genomic segment of Methylomagnum ishizawai:
TCGAAACCGCCGCAGTTCTGGGTCCAGGCTTTCCAAGCGGTGGCGGCATCGGTGCCGGTGGTGTCCTTGCCGGAGGGGAGACTGAGGGTCAGGGTGCCGGATTCGGTGTTGGCGTCGAAGGCGATGGCGCTGGCATTGGCCGCCGCGACGATCTTGAGCTTGGCCGGACCGCCCCTGGAATAGGTCACGACGATGCCGTTATCGGCGCTGGCCCAGCGCTGCGGCCAGGACACCTGAACATCGTCTTCCTGATATTGGTAGTTCAGCACGCTTTGCAGATAGGGATGGTAGGCGGCCCCGTAGGACAGATAGGCGGTGCCGACCCCGTTCCTGAAATCGGCGATATCGGTCCTGATGTCCGGTTTGTCCCTGGGCACGTCGAGGACCGAGAAGCGGTCGCCGAGCTTGCCGCACTGGGCCAGCGCCGCCTGGGCCAGGGCGTAGTAATCGGTTTTGGGCAGGTTCACGGCGTCGAGCAACACGATCAGGGTCGGTTCGTCCTCCTGTTCCAACGCCGCCAAACCCTTCTCGAAATCGGCGCGGGCCGGGGTGGCCCCGTAATTGCCGACCGACACCACGTAGCACGGCCCACCGCCGTTGCGGAAATACAGGCCCATCCCGTAATACAGCAGAAAATTGTTGCTGGCCGCGTCGGTGCGGACCACGTCGATGCCGCCATCGGCGTTGGGGGTGGCTTTGAACTTGGCGGGATTGGCCCGGCCGAACAGGGCTTCGTATTCCAGCAAGTTGGCGACGCGGGCGACACCCGAACCTTGTTCCGTATAGCCGAAAAAGGCAGGCACCGCCGTTGCCACCGGGGCCACGGAGGGCGGCAGGGTGGGAATCTCTTCGACCCAGACGCCGGGGGTAGTATAGGTAGGCATGGTGTTAAACCTTGGTCAATGTGGTGTTGCTCAGGTATTTGACGATTTGAAAAATGGCATCGACAGTCCCCCCGCTGGCGGGGATTCCGGTTTGGAAGTAATTGCGCCAGGAGGGATTGGGTAGGTTTTCAATGACGGTATTCCCTCCAAGCTGTAACCGGATATGGGGCAAGCCCGATTCCCGGCAGGGAACCAACCGTTCGGATACGAACCGCTGGCATTCCGCGCCGGGATATTGGACGGCGAGCGCCTGGGCAACCCGGTCGTCGTCGGCATCGGCCCGCTGCCAGGCGATGAGCGCGGGGTCCGGCGAGGCGATGGCGAATTCCCCGGCCTGGTCGGTGACCACGTAGTACACCCACAGCACCGGCCTGGCGGCAAAGGCCAGGACCACGGCACTCCCACCGACCTGGTTGAAATCACGGCGGATGGTGAGCTTGGCGTAGCAGCCCGCCTGCGGCCCGGCGGGCGGGTCGATGCGGTAATCGCCGCCGTTGGCGGGCAGGGCTGGATCGGTGAACCAAGGCAGGCCGGGGTTATCGAGGCGTAGCGCGAACGCCAGGGCGGCATCGGGCGGGAAGGCGATCTTGGGTTTACCGTCGCCGCCGGTTTCCACATAGATATCGCCGCCGTCGGGCCGGGGCTTGAACAGGCAGCGGTGGTTGCGGAGCAAGGCCACGCTGTCCGCGTCCGCCTCCAGGGCGAAATCCCCGCAACGCTGATCGCTGTAGTAGCCATGGCGCAGGTCGATGCCGAACAGCTTGGCGTGGGCGCTCATGTCAAACCCCGCCGGATGAGTTCGCCGACCGGGGCACCGGGCGGGGCCGCGTCCTGGTCCTGGAAGGTGAGCGTCCGCACCTTGTAGACCACCGAGGGCAGGTAACCGGTCCGCAACAAGCCCCATAATTCGTTTTCCTGCTGGGTGGTCAGGGAGACGAAGTCGAGCGCCAATTCGGCAATGCCCGCATCCAAGCCCGGCGTGTTTTGGTGGTTGAACACCTTGTTGCCCTGGAAAAACCGGACGACCTGCGACAGATATTGCAGCGCCTGTGCATAATCCTTGAACTTCGACACAAACAAGACATAGAGGTTGAGGCTAATATCCGGTTGCACCCGCTGGGCGACCCCTTGCGGCGACAGGCGGACATAAGCATCGCCTTGGCGCAAGGCCGTTTCCTGCTCGATGCGGTACAGCAAAACCGTGATCGCGCCGGTTTTGAACGAGGCCGAATCGGTTTTTTGGTCGCCGTCCGGGAACACCACCTTTGCCTCCGTGCCGGCCCCGGCAGATTCCGGGGACAACGCCAGCAGATGGCTGTCCAGCTGATTCTTCAGTAGCGTAAGCGCATCGCCAATCACCGCCGCATGACCTCCCCAACCCATAACCGTCTAAAAAACCGTAATAACTGAATCATTTTTCAGTCACTAATTATCATTGATGGGTTATTGTTAGCCTACCGGTTTGCCTTGGCAATCTTTTTCGGACATTTTTGTCGAAAATTTGAAAAGAGTCACAAAAAGATATGTCTTATATAAGATTTATTTTCAAATTTATGTCCATTTTATGCGAGACATTGATAAGATGTAGTTCCGGGTATTCCGTCCAACTCCAACTTGCCGGCATGGCTTGGGCGCATCGGGGCGGAGACTTGGGCGGGTCGGGGAGGGTGATTACGCGGGTCCGGCGGGAACGAACGGGCGCATGGAGCCGCCCCTGCGGTCGATCCGGCGGGAGGTAAGCTAGGACGGGTAGCGGCGGAGTTCGCCGGATGGTGGAAAAGCGGGGGGAGTAGGGTCCACCACGCCCCGCGCAGGATTGGCAGGGCGTGGCTTGTGAAGGGGGGTTAGGGATTCACGCCAAGCTGGATATCCACGTCCCGGCTCAGCCAGCCCACCGTGACCGCCCGGAACGCCGCCTCCTCGGCCTCGTCCCAGACCACGCACAGCAGGGCTTCCTCGCGGGTGATGAGTTCGTCCTGTTTAAGCTTGGCCAGGGCGTTGGCGCACTCCAGGGGATCGGCCTTGTTCTTCTCGAAGATTTCCTGGGCGCGTTGGACGCCATGGGCGATTTCCTCGGCGTTGGCGAGTTCGGCGTGCTGGCCGTGGATGTAGAGCGTTCTTTGCATGGGGATCACCGGGGTCGGATGGGGGAATGGGGTCCGCGTCGGCTTATTGCAGTGCCGGGGAAGCCTGGGTCTCGGGCGGCGGCGGATTGGCGCAATGGGAAGCATGGTGCTGGACCATGCGGATCGCGCCCTCCTCCATCATGTAGGTATTGGCGGCCAGGAGCAAACCGCCCTGGATTTCCTCGTAGCACACCACCGTGGCCACCTCGCCATACGTGAACACCCGCGCATGGTGCGGCACGACCGGGCCGGTGGCGGGATTCAGGAGGATGCGCCGCCAGCTTTCCATGATGGCGGGGCGCTCGGTCAGGGCCGGCCAGCCGGGATGCACG
This window contains:
- a CDS encoding YybH family protein; the encoded protein is MDPNAVLFVNEAFYHAFSQRDFAAIATLWAKSWPVLCVHPGWPALTERPAIMESWRRILLNPATGPVVPHHARVFTYGEVATVVCYEEIQGGLLLAANTYMMEEGAIRMVQHHASHCANPPPPETQASPALQ
- a CDS encoding DUF4255 domain-containing protein — protein: MGWGGHAAVIGDALTLLKNQLDSHLLALSPESAGAGTEAKVVFPDGDQKTDSASFKTGAITVLLYRIEQETALRQGDAYVRLSPQGVAQRVQPDISLNLYVLFVSKFKDYAQALQYLSQVVRFFQGNKVFNHQNTPGLDAGIAELALDFVSLTTQQENELWGLLRTGYLPSVVYKVRTLTFQDQDAAPPGAPVGELIRRGLT
- a CDS encoding phage tail sheath family protein, giving the protein MPTYTTPGVWVEEIPTLPPSVAPVATAVPAFFGYTEQGSGVARVANLLEYEALFGRANPAKFKATPNADGGIDVVRTDAASNNFLLYYGMGLYFRNGGGPCYVVSVGNYGATPARADFEKGLAALEQEDEPTLIVLLDAVNLPKTDYYALAQAALAQCGKLGDRFSVLDVPRDKPDIRTDIADFRNGVGTAYLSYGAAYHPYLQSVLNYQYQEDDVQVSWPQRWASADNGIVVTYSRGGPAKLKIVAAANASAIAFDANTESGTLTLSLPSGKDTTGTDAATAWKAWTQNCGGFDLAAKGDGSSKLAALAATALAAVQQSLTAIKNSNTALYNQTKAALAGQRVVLPPSPALAGIYARVDGERGVWKAPANVSVSAIVGPVAKISNDDQGRLNVDDSGKSINAIRDFTGKGTLVWGARTLAGNDNEWRYVPVRRLFITIEESTRKATGFAVFEPNDATTWLKVKAMIDSYLYGLWEQGALAGAKPEQAYFVQVGLGKTMTAQDVLEGRMIVEIGVAAVRPAEFIILRFYHKMQEA